The following coding sequences lie in one Alicyclobacillus curvatus genomic window:
- a CDS encoding ECF transporter S component, protein MEKGLTVRKVVVAGVLGAIAILLGVTRLGYIPVPTAAGNATIMHVPAIIGAVMEGWPVGVVIGFIFGMSSFLGATVPLFKDPLVSILPRLFIGVTAYFVYVGLRRWNPYVAIGTAGFIGAATNTVLVLGMAVIRGYMPMKVALTVAFVNGLPEAIVSVIVTLAVVTGWMKLGSRNKKSKISDEIVSDESVGQ, encoded by the coding sequence GTGGAAAAAGGATTAACTGTACGGAAGGTTGTTGTTGCAGGTGTCCTTGGTGCGATTGCAATTCTGCTTGGCGTCACCCGGCTTGGTTACATCCCCGTGCCGACAGCGGCCGGCAATGCAACCATTATGCACGTACCAGCAATTATCGGCGCTGTCATGGAAGGGTGGCCTGTTGGGGTCGTCATCGGCTTCATTTTCGGGATGTCATCGTTCCTCGGAGCAACGGTTCCACTTTTTAAAGACCCGCTCGTTTCCATCCTGCCGCGGCTGTTCATCGGTGTGACCGCGTACTTCGTCTATGTTGGCCTGAGACGTTGGAACCCGTATGTGGCCATCGGGACTGCCGGGTTCATCGGTGCAGCCACCAACACCGTCCTGGTGCTTGGTATGGCTGTCATTCGCGGTTATATGCCAATGAAAGTCGCGCTCACTGTCGCATTTGTCAACGGACTTCCGGAGGCCATCGTCTCGGTTATCGTGACTCTCGCTGTCGTCACCGGGTGGATGAAACTCGGCTCGCGGAACAAGAAATCGAAGATTTCGGATGAAATCGTCAGTGACGAAAGCGTCGGCCAATGA
- a CDS encoding P1 family peptidase, which produces MTNTIVDVPGIRVGHADDAIGLTGCTVLLMKGGAVAGVDVRGSAPGTRETDLLDPVNLVSEVHAICLTGGSAYGLDAASGVMRYLEEQGVGLNVGVGVVPIVPAAVLFDLACGDPSVRPNADMGYKAALRADTDPVRPVAEGNVGAGCGATVGKLAGPFSAMKSGLGSASITLPNGLVVGAIVAVNAVGNVRDPDTGAWIAGARDENDAILSATELLTRFASPDRRGDHGLMPGTNTTIAVVASNAKLTKSEATKVAQMAHDGLARTIFPIHTMHDGDTVFAVATGHVDAMTDVVGALSAEVLAQAVLRAVKAAEGVPGLPAWRDLRPRRA; this is translated from the coding sequence ATGACGAACACGATTGTCGATGTGCCTGGAATTCGAGTGGGCCACGCGGACGATGCGATTGGCCTCACCGGCTGCACCGTCCTCCTGATGAAAGGGGGGGCGGTGGCCGGGGTTGATGTCCGCGGATCGGCCCCCGGAACACGTGAAACAGACCTGCTCGACCCGGTCAACCTCGTGAGTGAGGTTCACGCCATCTGCTTGACCGGCGGAAGTGCTTATGGTCTCGACGCCGCGTCCGGAGTCATGCGCTATCTCGAGGAACAAGGCGTCGGTTTGAATGTTGGCGTCGGCGTTGTGCCGATTGTACCGGCTGCTGTCCTGTTCGATCTCGCTTGCGGCGACCCCTCCGTCCGCCCAAACGCCGACATGGGCTACAAGGCAGCCTTGCGTGCAGACACAGACCCCGTTCGGCCAGTGGCAGAGGGAAATGTCGGGGCAGGCTGCGGCGCAACCGTAGGAAAGTTGGCTGGTCCGTTTTCGGCGATGAAAAGTGGACTCGGGTCTGCATCTATCACACTGCCAAACGGCCTTGTGGTAGGCGCGATTGTCGCAGTCAACGCCGTCGGAAACGTGCGCGACCCAGACACCGGAGCCTGGATTGCAGGGGCGCGTGATGAGAATGACGCTATTTTATCAGCGACGGAGTTACTCACCCGCTTCGCCAGCCCTGACCGGAGAGGCGACCACGGACTGATGCCTGGTACGAACACCACCATCGCCGTCGTTGCCAGTAATGCCAAACTGACCAAATCTGAGGCCACAAAAGTCGCCCAGATGGCCCACGATGGACTCGCCCGGACCATCTTCCCTATCCACACCATGCACGACGGCGACACGGTGTTCGCTGTTGCCACGGGTCACGTCGACGCGATGACAGATGTGGTGGGGGCGCTGTCCGCTGAAGTGCTGGCACAAGCGGTCCTTCGGGCTGTGAAAGCTGCGGAGGGTGTCCCTGGGCTGCCTGCCTGGCGGGACCTGAGACCGCGACGGGCATAA